The Erpetoichthys calabaricus chromosome 5, fErpCal1.3, whole genome shotgun sequence genome has a segment encoding these proteins:
- the wu:fa19b12 gene encoding uncharacterized protein C9orf40 homolog — protein sequence MSKRRAETICCEVPLKRRLRSLSSPVCVKDRSRAVENVLSIEGRRCTIKRQRSLDEDDGDWRTNSVPCRKRKEEDQLRAEEPNAVTLADAVKTEIGFKTANEDTLHNDKVISEEEDLECFNTFQYWRAPLPELDLSELQDLDSDKTCKTTMINEECTDVDMET from the exons ATGAGCAAAAGAAGAGCGGAGACAATTTGTTGTGAAGTTCCGCTGAAAAGACGCTTGCGGTCACTGTCTTCTCCTGTATGTGTAAAAGACCGCAGCAGAGCCGTGGAAAACGTGCTGTCTATCGAGGGGAGGCGGTGCACCATTAAGAGGCAACGCAGCTTAGACGAAGATGACGGTGACTGGAGGACGAATTCTGTCCCTTGTAGGAAGAGAAAGGAAGAGGATCAGCTGAGAGCAGAGGAGCCCAATGCAGTTACTCTGGCCGATGCTGTGAAAACTGAGATTGGGTTTAAAACGGCAAATGAGGACACGCTTCACAATGACAAG GTAATTTCAGAAGAGGAAGATCTTGAatgttttaatacatttcagTACTGGAGAGCTCCACTGCCAGAATTAGATTTATCTGAGCTTCAGGATTTAGATTCTGATAAAACTTGTAAAACAACAATGATAAATGAGGAATGTACAGATGTTGATATGGAAACCTGA